A genomic region of Fundulus heteroclitus isolate FHET01 chromosome 24, MU-UCD_Fhet_4.1, whole genome shotgun sequence contains the following coding sequences:
- the LOC105917405 gene encoding poliovirus receptor: MPIAVIIIWLLMNTFLQTGQLAVVETEETVWAAVGGQASLSCQLSGDEEVLQITWQEVLPGGEMSLATYTKKFGPKVRPGLEKKMDFQYKDLQSCSMVIRKVTEQDEGCYQCLFKTYSLGVLIGRICLRLSELHGPVLDVSRSSSPAGSVVSCSATGRPAPTVTLTAPQQNLSLSLYNTTRVSNSNGTVTVTTTALLSASSSTQVGCSVSVLSAAPRELLLTVPGPSERSDHGLDVESGSTYRAVARCLIGLVVMFCVVAAAFICVPVRKKAENRKPRRLDEVKDLQQSLLVDKLVVTSDSCLDSGSDFAAIPHTKHVFSNNGEENSLLTRRNLQQKTRMGYENAMDQTQVKKGGTERLAGTTGLISDVIIIREE, encoded by the exons ATGCCAATCGCTGTCATAATCATCTGGCTTTTAATGAACACCTTCCTTCAGACAG gtcagctggctgtgGTAGAAACAGAGGAGACTGTGTGGGCAGCAGTGGGAGGCCAAGCCTCTCTAAGCTGCCAGCTCTCTGGAGATGAAGAAGTCCTCCAGATCACCTGGCAGGAAGTCCTCCCTGGTGGAGAGATGTCCCTCGCCACCTACACCAAGAAATTTGGTCCCAAAGTGAGACCTGGTCTGGAGAAGAAGATGGATTTTCAGTATAAAGATCTGCAGAGCTGCTCCATGGTGATCAGGAAGGTGACGGAGCAGGATGAAGGCTGCTATCAGTGTTTGTTTAAAACCTATTCTCTAGGAGTCCTGATAGGCAGGATCTGCCTCAGACTCTCTG AGCTGCATGGACCCGTCCTTGATGTCAGCAGATCAAGCTCTCCTGCAGGGTCAGTTGTGTCCTGTTCAGCCACAGGTCGACCTGCTCCCACTGTAACACTGACTGCTccacagcagaacctcagctTGTCCCTCTACAACACCACCAGGGTGAGCAACAGCAACGGTACCGTCACCGTCACCACCACAGCTCTGCTGtcagcttccagcagcacaCAGGTTGGATGTTCAGTGTCagttctctctgctgctcccagaGAGCTGCTGCTCACCGTTCCTGGACCCTCAGAGAGATCTGATCATG GTCTGGATGTAGAATCTGGTTCAACTTACAGAGCTGTTG CACGGTGTTTGATTGGACTGGTGGTGATGTTctgtgttgttgctgctgctttcaTCTGTGTACCGGTCAGGAAAAAGGCTGAGAACAG GAAACCCAGAAGATTGGATGAAGTCAAGGACTTGCAGCAATCACTTCTTGTGGATAAGCTTGTTGTGACATCGGACAGTTGCTTGGACAGTGGCAgtgattttgcagcaatccctcataccaagcatgtaTTCAGCAacaatggagaggaaaactctcttttaacaagaagaaaccttcagcagaaaaCACGCATGGGGTATGAAAATGCAATGGACCAAACTCA AGTTAAGAAAGGCGGGACAGAGAGACTCGCAGGAACGACTGGTTTAATAAGTGATGTGATTATTATTAGAGAAGAGTGA
- the LOC118557706 gene encoding OX-2 membrane glycoprotein-like, which produces MGPAFLISWLCMNTVLQTGQLAVIETEEAVWAAVGGQASLSCHLTEDKEVLRITWQKVLPDGEMTFATYAKMLGPRVRAGLEEKMDFQYKDLQSCSMVIRKVTEQDEGCYQCLFKTYPLGALIGRTCLRLYELHGPVLDVSRSSSPAGSVVSCSATGRPAPTVTLTAPQQNLSLSLYNTTRVSNSNGTVTVTTTALLSASSSTQVGCSVSVLSAAPRELLLTVPGPSHTSDHGLDVESGSTYRVFQWCLIAGLVGMLCVAAAFIIVKVENRKSRRLDEDLDSQQSSAMDELLGILDSGDTHRESEDSLDKSLVEELTPLAVTITPDCRRRISEEVKAALRYNFDQVNLDENILTHQSVVKEMKQSKLRSKVEGQ; this is translated from the exons gtcagctggctgtgATAGAAACAGAGGAGGCTGTGTGGGCAGCAGTGGGAGGCCAAGCCTCTCTAAGCTGCCATCTCACTGAAGATAAAGAAGTCCTCCGGATCACCTGGCAGAAAGTCCTCCCTGATGGAGAGATGACCTTTGCCACCTACGCCAAGATGCTTGGTCCTAGAGTGAGAGCTGGTCTGGAGGAGAAGATGGATTTTCAGTACAAAGATCTGCAGAGCTGCTCCATGGTGATCAGGAAGGTTACGGAGCAGGATGAAGGCTGCTATCAGTGTTTGTTTAAAACCTATCCTCTAGGAGCTCTGATAGGCAGGACCTGCCTCAGACTCTATG AGCTGCATGGACCCGTCCTTGATGTCAGCAGATCAAGCTCTCCTGCAGGGTCAGTTGTGTCCTGTTCAGCCACAGGTCGACCTGCTCCCACTGTAACACTGACTGCTccacagcagaacctcagctTGTCCCTCTACAACACCACCAGGGTGAGCAACAGCAACGGTACCGTCACCGTCACCACCACAGCTCTGCTGtcagcttccagcagcacaCAGGTTGGATGTTCAGTGTCagttctctctgctgctcccagaGAGCTGCTGCTCACCGTTCCTGGACCCTCACACACGTCTGATCATG gtCTGGATGTAGAATCTGGTTCAACTTACAGAGTTTTTC AATGGTGTTTAATCGCTGGACTGGTGGGAATGCTCTGTGTTGCTGCTGCTTTTATCATTGTAAAGGTTGAGAACAG GAAATCCAGAAGATTGGATGAAGACCTTGACTCTCAGCAATCATCAGCCATGGATGAGCTTCTAGGGATATTGGACAGTGGAGACACACACAGGGAGTCTGAAGATTCACTGGACAAATCTCT AGTGGAGGAACTCACACCGCTAGCCGTAACAATAACCCCCGACTGCAGACGACGCATCAGTGAAGAAGTTAAAGCAGCACTAAGATATAACTTTGACCAGGTCAACCTTGATGAAAACATACTAACCCACCAGTCTGTGGTGAAAGAGATGAAGCAGTCAAAACTGAGATCAAAGGTTGAAGGACAATAA